The following is a genomic window from Ciona intestinalis unplaced genomic scaffold, KH HT000291.1, whole genome shotgun sequence.
taccccataGTCTTATATATAGCTTCTAGCAGGTTTTGGTTAGTTACTGTAACATAGACCCTGCGTTGAAAAGAATTAGTGGGCGTATAGgaatgttttcattcattaCCTAATCTGCGGTTTAGTATGTGAAAAGGCAATTACCAACGCTATTGTATACCTGCCTATTAATATACGTTTAATGTTAGTATACGTTTATAATGTGTTGTGCGAAACTTTATTCGAAGTGCACTTAACCCTATATATCGCAAATGCGTCACGCAAAACATGCATACGTCACATATGTTGTTTTGAATGCGGTAAAGCGGCCTTTTAGTTCCCTTTCCGAAGTAGAGGAACAAGACCAATCTGTTTAAGGCggtttaaactggtttaaGTAAAGGCCTTAagttggtgttttttttacagttataaGGCTAGCAATAACAGTGTATACTTAAAAACGTAACTTTTAAGAGTATCAAAAATTGGAGATTTTGTAAGTACCTGTACCCGGAAATATAGCTGAAATGGCTGTAAGCTCTTACGTGGGAAGGAAAGAAATGAGAATTCCTTCAAAAGGATTACTGGCCCGCTCTCTCGAGCAACagaatagaaaacaaaatgaaaacgaGACGGTGTTCAAATTTTCCGGCCGCTATGACAATGTGGAAACGAACTGCGAGCAATCTGCGCCAAGAAACTACAAACTTCAACCCAAAGTACCCGTCAGTGAATGCAAAAGTATCCCCGATGATGTATTTGGGGACAGTGGTCGATTTTCCAGCATTGGGCTTGAgattaataaagttaaatcgCTGTACCCCACACAGAATGGTTTCTGTAGAACAAAAGAACTGCCAAACCAACACGTACAAGCTAACAGCATTGCCGAAGCTAGACACAACAGCCCATTCCGTTCACGAAACAGCTCCGTAGAAAAACCAAGTTTGAACTGTATAAATGAGGAGACGGATCAGCAGCCTTCATTTAACTCGACACAGCAGCTTCGATCCGGATTTTTCCGGTCTATTAAGAAGCAGTACCCTTCACTTGCTCTGGACGGATTAATGGCTTCAGAAAGTAATGACAGTGGACAAGGTGACAGTATAACCAGCGACGATGGCATGTCAAGAGAAATGTCGTTTAAGGGTACCAGTCCGGGTAggtaacacaaaaaaaacgtagtataattttaaattatctcGATTGCAATGTAACAAATGCagtaggtggggtaagatgggacacctttattacacacaatatccaaatatcctgatcgtgttttaaacaattaccatcGGACTAtcggagtcgtaaggatacgtttttttgaattttatttgtttactactaattggaacgataaaatagaataaaaa
Proteins encoded in this region:
- the LOC108950578 gene encoding uncharacterized protein LOC108950578 produces the protein MAVSSYVGRKEMRIPSKGLLARSLEQQNRKQNENETVFKFSGRYDNVETNCEQSAPRNYKLQPKVPVSECKSIPDDVFGDSGRFSSIGLEINKVKSLYPTQNGFCRTKELPNQHVQANSIAEARHNSPFRSRNSSVEKPSLNCINEETDQQPSFNSTQQLRSGFFRSIKKQYPSLALDGLMASESNDSGQGDSITSDDGMSREMSFKGTSPERPKHSTPSSRKSSGDEDKLFMSSMARRRLQELREIDPTKVDVSTGLQWIRLELHEMREQDKALFLQLIKLHSTIKDLRSELNCVGCETDWSYDDLNDAASLWCKLYALFCVIYMYEVLHN